CTCGGAGTCGGGATCCATGGCGCAGCGGTtggtggcggcgtcggcggcggtggggggagcggtggtgggagtggtGGGCGGGGAAAGTGCGCTGGCCACCTACAACAACAAACGGAGGTGGACTTTAGTAGTGGCTCCACGCCATCCGGCGTAACAAAAGCGCAGTCAACTCTCACCAACCACGGCAACCATGCGCCAACCAAACATGTGAGCGTGATCGTTGCACGACGGCACCTCCCTGATTTTTCATTTTTCCTCCCCGTGTGACGAGGGCTTTTCAGCCGGTATATTtagtaattatttatttatttattttgagggAATTTGGTAAGTAATTATTGTGAGAACCAAGATCACAACCTTCCATTGTAAGGCTTGCAATGCcaactttttttttttgcgaaaaatgccAACTTTTTCTTGAAGGCACTACGCTGAACTCGGGACTGACCTCGGTTGAGTTTTTTCACATTTTTTGGGTTACAGTGGGAGCGTAGGCGCACTCAGGTGGGGATTTGCATTTACCCTTGGGCATCTTCAGTTTAGGAAATGTACGTATACTCAAAATACTTATGCCAAACTTTTAGGAGCAACGTACATATACTCAAAATACTTATGTTCAGAAGTTATGTGCAACGTAAGCTCAAAATTGAAAATTCGTACATAAATtcaatctcaaatacatcgtccAGCTCACTCAATTCATGAATTAGCAGGTACCCTTTACCATCAGGAGCTTGCGATTATGTTACTTACTGCAGTCTGCAGAGAGGCAAGCGAATCGACAGCGCCCTTTGCGAACCAACTGATTCCAACCTTCACCCGGTGCTCATCAGTGGGCATCCTGAGGCAGTACACGAGCTTCCTAGCTGCACAACCAGGTTAAATTTTACTCCTACACGaagaagtttttttttttttttttttgcggaagaCACGAAGAAATTTGCTGTTATCGCAGCAAAGGTCCATACCAGCATGCCCTATAGGTCCTTCCAAGGTCAGTCCCTCGATGAAATTTGCTGTTATCGCAGCATCATTTCTACCCAGCGTCATCATCTCACCAAGGTTTTGAAACCTGGAAAATACACAGGATGTTTCAGCTCAGCTCGTTACACAACTTTAACTTTTTCGCACGAAAAAGACCCAACATCCGCAAGCAGAATGGTGATGCTtggtgtatcgaaatgaacaagacaATGCTGCTGCTAGGTTCAAACCTGAACGGCAGAAGGGGCCGGTCATTGATTGCCGCCCAGAGATTCCATCCAGCGAAATCTGCTTGCTGAAAAGCAACCTGGGAGATAAAAAGAGTCATCACTAGCAACATTAAACTGCCAATGCAGCATCATGACAGATTCAATCCAGTAGATGCCTTGCCTGTGCGTTGGCTGGGAGAAATTTTCCTGATGGGTCTCTTAGAGCTGCTGAATCACCAATTGCAAATGTTCGGGGGTGGCCCTTTACTTGAAGGGTTTCCTCTGTCTCCACTTGCCCCCGGCCATTCAAAGGAATAACGTATGGGGCATCAGGAGGTTGTAGCCGAAGAATCTGAGATTGTGAGCCCACCGTCCATAGTACCAGATCAGCCTCCAGAACCTGGCTCTGGAGGCCTCTTTGAGCGGCTTGAAGTTCCAAAACTAGTTTCTTATCGCCACCACCAGCTTCTTTTGCATCTGCAACCATGCTACCTGAATCCTCAGATGCATAAACCTCTCTGATGCAGTTCACCGAATATCCCAAGAAAAGTTGAAGATTTTGAGACTCGAGAACCTGGTAGGAAATGCAACCAAACCAAAATTAGCTACTACCACGGAAGATAGAATTCCCTTTCATTTTGGAGTTCAGCAAAGAAATCATGAAAACGATAGGTATCGAGGACCAGCACAATGATATAAATAAACAGCCTGCACTTCTCTATGCTGTATTCTACATGGTCCATAGATGAACAGTTTGGTGACAGATTAGTAAGTGGTTGCCTGGTTGGGATTTATCAAGTTAGCACTGTTGCCTAAATAATTCTATATAGTCCATAAATGAACAGTTTGATGACAGATTAGTAAGTGGTTGCCTGGTTGATATTTATCAAGTTAGCACTGTTGCATTAAAGCTGCAACAGTCTTTCAAAAGGAacagagaggagaagaaagaaagaaGCCACAACATAGTTTGGCTGACGCAAAGTCTTACATTGCACATGCAGCATCTTATGTTATTATTAACTTCAGATTATAGTCTTAGGACTACTAGTGGCACCAAAAACCGAAGTAGGGAACAAAAGTTTTTTAATCTTCTGTTATAATTTCCTGAGATGATCAGATGAAGTTAATCAAAACAGTCTGTAATGTGTAGATCCTTAGGTAATCACCTTCAGAGCAGCTTCACGATTTCCTGGTGGTGCGTTAGGACAGATGGTTGTTTGAAAATTGATTGCTTTGACAGTCCCTGTGTTCTTTAATCTCTCAGAGATAGTGGCAGCTAGCTCAACACCAGAGTAACCCAGTCCCACAATGGCCACCTGAATAGGTGGGGACTTCTTACCAAACCTTCCCCTTTCTAACATTTTCAATTCACTTTCAACTTTCTGCAGATAAAATAAGGCGACATTATGATTCTTGATGATTACCATAAGTCATACAATATGAACTTGTTATACATAAAGAATTGCCAGAACATGTCAACAAGAGATATTATTAAAAACCAATAAAATCATATAATTAACGTGGATGCGTCAAGAGTTACAGACATCACTGATGTATTTTAGATTAGTATCACTATCAACTTAGCAATCCCAAACAGTAGATGATGAACAGTTGAACTTTAAAATATTTCAACAAATGATTGATTCTTACCAAAGCATGTTCCAAAGTTGTGAAAGGAAGTGCATACTCGGCAGATCCTGGAACGACGTCAATCTTAGCTTCAGCCCCTAGAGCTAGAACGAGCCTGGCTGCCCATTCCAAAAGATATATCACCAGTTAGCTTATTCTAAACTCAACATAGAACATCCCAGCAAAAAAAAATCGACATAAAATATGAAGTAAAATACATCACTATTTGTGTTACATATTTCAATCATAACAGCTAAAGAAAGTACGTGTATTATACAGATTAATATTGCATTATTGCTAAAGTTCCCTGATACAGAATATTGACAGAAGATGAATCGAGGGCTATACGGGTACATGAGAAATTTTGATTCATGTCGGATTCAGGAACAGGCTGATGTAAGGAAAGGGCGCCAAATGACAATCAGGTATTGTGTACGAAGAGGCGATTCTAAGAATTTTGTATGCGCAGTTGCATTGTCACTTGTGAGGTTGAAAAGGTGGGATCAGATCTACATGTCAGTAAGACCCACAATGTGTTCGAAGTTTCAAAACCTTTTAGCAGCATAGAACAATCAGCCCCATGTTTAAAATAATTCATAAAGAagaaacattgtgaagataaatataATTCTTAaatttgttttttttcaaaaagCCTAAACATGACAGCTATTGCAATTCCATGGCATTTAATATCATCATACCAATCATATTCAACAACGGTGCCACTTTCAAGATGAACAATTCCGCCAGTGCATGACACTCCAGGCTCCCTTCTTAAGTGATCAGAAGGGCGAAGAAGCTTTACACTATCCTTCACAAATTGAACACTGGTGTTCTTCAGTAACTCCGTAAAATACGGAGCTATTTCCCAGACATCCACCTCTGGCATCCAAATTAAAATCCAACAGTCAAAACATGAAATAATGTGAAAAgaccccatatactccctccatccggaaatacttgtccgaggaatggatgtatctagatgtattttagttctaaatacgtccatttgtatccatttctatgacaagtatttccggacagagggagtataatattTACCAGCAAAAGCATTTTTACACTTGAAATTGCAGTACCTCCTGATAAGAGCTCGTATAGCATGGGCTTAAATACAAATCTGTCAGATTGATCAACAAGCATCACCTGAAATATTTTTTTCCCTTCTTAGTAAAATGTTACATCATTTCTTGAGCAAACACACATACCACCAAC
This portion of the Triticum dicoccoides isolate Atlit2015 ecotype Zavitan chromosome 7A, WEW_v2.0, whole genome shotgun sequence genome encodes:
- the LOC119328641 gene encoding alternative NAD(P)H-ubiquinone oxidoreductase C1, chloroplastic/mitochondrial-like isoform X1, whose product is MSCRAAPWGRPSAPRGRPFPASARLHSPFGGMNSWKNPVLKNSWRIGDVPAMFGLPSGLFRCMASNGSGDAGFSRPQSIDEAPMPLYPWPDKQRPRVCILGGGFGGLYTALRLESLVWPGNNKPQVMLVDQSDRFVFKPMLYELLSGEVDVWEIAPYFTELLKNTSVQFVKDSVKLLRPSDHLRREPGVSCTGGIVHLESGTVVEYDWLVLALGAEAKIDVVPGSAEYALPFTTLEHALKVESELKMLERGRFGKKSPPIQVAIVGLGYSGVELAATISERLKNTGTVKAINFQTTICPNAPPGNREAALKVLESQNLQLFLGYSVNCIREVYASEDSGSMVADAKEAGGGDKKLVLELQAAQRGLQSQVLEADLVLWTVGSQSQILRLQPPDAPYVIPLNGRGQVETEETLQVKGHPRTFAIGDSAALRDPSGKFLPANAQVAFQQADFAGWNLWAAINDRPLLPFRFQNLGEMMTLGRNDAAITANFIEGLTLEGPIGHAARKLVYCLRMPTDEHRVKVGISWFAKGAVDSLASLQTAVASALSPPTTPTTAPPTAADAATNRCAMDPDSEVAFDFPPYLCQYKSGRVHRPGGDAIAPAGTDPLTGVVSKDIHAGPARARVYLPPDASAAAAPGRLPVVVYFHGGGFVVGSPARPSTHAYLNDLVARSGAVGVSVYYRLAPEHALPAAYDDGWAAVRWVLAGGDGADPWLRDHADLSRVFLSGCSAGANIAHNMAVRAAAPGAVPEGAAVRGLMAVHPYFTGKEPVGAEAAFGPDVREFMDRTWRFVFPGSLGLDDPNVNPFVTDEARAAVAGIPCERVLVCVAEDDVLLKERGLWYARELKANGYAGEIELFESKGVGHAFQFDQLGSGEGVKLQKRLVEFIKK
- the LOC119328641 gene encoding uncharacterized protein LOC119328641 isoform X2; this encodes MIARLVLALGAEAKIDVVPGSAEYALPFTTLEHALKVESELKMLERGRFGKKSPPIQVAIVGLGYSGVELAATISERLKNTGTVKAINFQTTICPNAPPGNREAALKVLESQNLQLFLGYSVNCIREVYASEDSGSMVADAKEAGGGDKKLVLELQAAQRGLQSQVLEADLVLWTVGSQSQILRLQPPDAPYVIPLNGRGQVETEETLQVKGHPRTFAIGDSAALRDPSGKFLPANAQVAFQQADFAGWNLWAAINDRPLLPFRFQNLGEMMTLGRNDAAITANFIEGLTLEGPIGHAARKLVYCLRMPTDEHRVKVGISWFAKGAVDSLASLQTAVASALSPPTTPTTAPPTAADAATNRCAMDPDSEVAFDFPPYLCQYKSGRVHRPGGDAIAPAGTDPLTGVVSKDIHAGPARARVYLPPDASAAAAPGRLPVVVYFHGGGFVVGSPARPSTHAYLNDLVARSGAVGVSVYYRLAPEHALPAAYDDGWAAVRWVLAGGDGADPWLRDHADLSRVFLSGCSAGANIAHNMAVRAAAPGAVPEGAAVRGLMAVHPYFTGKEPVGAEAAFGPDVREFMDRTWRFVFPGSLGLDDPNVNPFVTDEARAAVAGIPCERVLVCVAEDDVLLKERGLWYARELKANGYAGEIELFESKGVGHAFQFDQLGSGEGVKLQKRLVEFIKK